The following proteins are co-located in the Eleginops maclovinus isolate JMC-PN-2008 ecotype Puerto Natales chromosome 23, JC_Emac_rtc_rv5, whole genome shotgun sequence genome:
- the rom1b gene encoding rod outer segment membrane protein 1b, with the protein MVLLKINFPQQRRVHLAQGLWLLSWTAVIWGAIIFCLGVYIKTELLRRDEVMDNTEIHVVPNILMIVGLASIGTNWVASRVCQDSLDPTRFPRWKVLLLVWFAVAAVLCCLLISVVVLSFALQGSLEESLKVGLKNGIRFYKDTDVPGRCFQKETIDRLQMEFRCCGNNNFKDWFEVQWVSSRYLNFTSKDVKDRIRSNVDGRYLLDGVPFSCCNPASPRPCLRYHLTDNNAHFNYEYHSEELNLYSRGCRQALTDYYMELMNSTGPGVLSVILIQMSVLLGLRYLQTAVEGSMALEDPEGESEGFLLEKSVKETIEDLKVKALTLLKFGQVDPNDTEGSTEDAELEKAEKDASPTPAS; encoded by the exons ATGGTGCTGTTGAAGATAAATTTCCCCCAGCAGCGGCGGGTGCATCTGGCTCAGGGTCTGTGGCTGCTGTCCTGGACGGCAGTGATATGGGGGGCCATCATCTTTTGTCTGGGGGTTTACATTAAGACGGAGCTTCTACGCAGAGATGAG GTGATGGACAACACAGAGATCCATGTGGTGCCCAACATTCTCATGATAGTGGGCCTGGCCTCCATCGGCACCAACTGGGTTGCCAGTCGTGTGTGTCAGGACTCATTAGACCCAACCCGCTTCCCTCGTTGGAAAGTTCTCCTGCTGGTTTGGTTTGCTGTAGCTGCAGTGCTCTGTTGTCTGCTGATCTCTGTCGTGGTGCTCAGCTTCGCCCTGCAGGGAAGCCTGGAGGAGTCCCTGAAG GTGGGCCTGAAGAATGGCATTCGCTTCTACAAGGACACAGACGTGCCGGGCCGTTGTTTCCAGAAAGAAACCATTGATCGTCTGCAGATGGAGTTTCGCTGTTGTGGAAACAACAACTTCAAGGACTGGTTTGAAGTTCAGTGGGTCAGCAGCAGATACCTGAACTTCACCTCCAAGGACGTCAAGGA TCGTATCCGGAGTAACGTGGACGGCCGTTACCTGTTGGATGGTGTTCCTTTCAGCTGCTGTAACCCCGCCTCCCCTCGCCCCTGCCTGCGGTACCACCTGACGGACAACAACGCCCACTTCAACTACGAGTACCATTCCGAAGAACTCAACCTGTACAGCCGTGGCTGCAGGCAGGCTCTGACCGACTACTACATGGAGCTGATGAACTCAACCGGTCCAGGTGTGCTGTCAGTCATCCTGATACAG ATGTCGGTGCTTCTTGGCCTGCGGTACCTGCAGACGGCAGTGGAAGGATCCATGGCTCTGGAGGAcccagagggagagagtgagggtTTCCTCCTAGAGAAAAGTGTTAAGGAAACCATAGAGGACCTCAAAGTTAAAGCTCTCACCTTGCTTAAGTTTGGGCAGGTTGACCCCAATGACACCGAAGGGTCAACTGAGGATGCAGAATTAGAGAAAGCAGAGAAGGATGCATCCCCAACTCCTGCCAGTTAG
- the si:ch211-276i12.4 gene encoding uncharacterized protein si:ch211-276i12.4 isoform X2 — protein MEVLSPRVTKQPIGQKGKGGTQVEHARATFVKEKLQFSAFLDEITKQVISPSALNILGVNKEKATVKTPVPPPQSPGPVKPQLPPKKHRGSLGEVREQKQHNNRTERAPRSGSRKHSDCSNPEKLISYGDRNHHGSPPPHPYPRSPSVNSHHESSRKDRRPSPTGGSVSGDRYGRCGPQLTDGTCTSPEPIQPKHRQHRKQLPTTSHIQSTQHYPQHQPHPGLGHRGLSSQGVGPAHGSESSSSKSDSPRGRDTASTATSHSSELSERHQSQQHAGPPLPRRDTLFDASHLQALQEENSDLHQNLVQTVVCIESLEAELQRTRDELGLVKEKYKSLLDTHTGTKQANNLLGEHLHVAVPCLIKDLLEKHFGSTEAIQKLLTTSAPIHQPAASLQAGGHQTPKVEEAVNDWLMKSEAAPKRVRAFIPFKQGGATTGTESSVSAQQESSHSPPFSVADISTSIYNKMAASYAARPQPQYPEIQQQLALATNHTDTPQNLQQAHVGGDSWGVKAGVKVTLLEQDVVDVTAVSAQQILDDFLQQLQLHKEAGGGEQRGRVAK, from the exons ATGGAGGTGCTATCACCAAGAGTTACCAAACAACCCATTGGGCAGAAAGGGAAAGGAGGCACTCAAGTGGAGCACGCCAGGGCAACTTTTGTGAAGGAAAAGTTGCAATTCTCAGCTTTTCTAGATGAGATTACAAAACAGGTCATAAGCCCATCGGCTCTCAATATCCTGGGTGTGAACAAGGAGAAAGCTACTGTGAAGACACCTGTCCCACCCCCGCAATCACCTGGACCAGTCAAGCCCCAGCTCCCACCAAAGAAGCACAGAGGGAGTTTAGGGGAAGTGAGGGAGCAGAAACAGCACAACAACAGGACGGAAAGGGCCCCTCGCAGTGGCTCTCGGAAACATTCGGACTGCTCCAATCCTGAGAAACTGATCTCATATGGGGATAGGAACCACCATGGCAGCCCCCCACCTCATCCTTACCCCCGGTCTCCAAGCGTAAACTCTCACCACGAGAGCAGCCGTAAAGACAGGAGGCCCTCTCCCACTGGGGGCTCCGTGTCAGGGGACAGATATGGTCGATGTGGGCCTCAGCTCACAGATGGCACCTGCACCAGTCCTGAACCCATCCAGCCCAAACATCGCCAACACCGCAAACAGCTGCCCACCACCTCCCACATTCAGTCCACCCAACATTACCCCCAGCACCAGCCTCATCCCGGCCTTGGGCACAGAGGGCTCAGCAGCCAGGGTGTGGGGCCAGCTCACGGATCTGAGTCTTCATCCTCCAAATCTGATTCTCCCAGGGGCAGAGACACGGCCTCCACCGCTACCAGCCACAGCTCAGAGCTGAGTGAGCGACACCAGTCACAGCAGCATGCGGGGCCACCACTACCGCGCAGG GACACACTTTTTGATGCCAGCCATCTCCA GGCGCTGCAGGAGGAAAATTCAGATCTTCACCAGAACTTGGTGCAGACTGTGGTTTGCATTGAGAGCCTGgaggcagagctgcagaggacCAGAGACGAGCTTGGCCTCGTCAAGGAGAAATATAAAAG CCTTCTAGATACCCACACAGGGACCAAGCAGGCCAATAACCTACTGGGGGAACACCTGCATGTAGCG GTGCCGTGCTTGATAAAGGATTTATTGGAGAAGCACTTTGGTTCAACTGAGGCCATACAGAAGCTCCTGACCACCTCTGCTCCGATCCACCAACCTGCTGCCTCCCTGCAGGCCGGGGGCCACCAAACACCTAAAGTGGAGGAGGCAGTCAATGATTGGTTGATGAAATCAGAGGCGGCTCCGAAGAGGGTCAGAGCCTTCATACCATTTAAACAGGGGGGGGCAACAACAGGAACTGAAAGCAGTGTTTCTGCTCAGCAGGAGTCCAGCCACAGCCCCCCTTTCTCTGTAGCTGACATCAGCACTTCTATCTATAATAAAATGGCTGCCAGTTATGCTGCTAGGCCACAGCCTCAATATCCTGAAATCCAACAGCAGCTTGCTTTGGCCACTAACCACACTGACACCCCTCAGAACCTCCAGCAGGCCCATGTGGGTGGGGACAGCTGGGGTGTTAAAGCAGGGGTAAAGGTAACGCTTTTGGAGCAGGACGTTGTGGATGTGACTGCCGTGTCAGCCCAGCAGATCCTGGATGatttcctgcagcagctgcagctccataAGGAGGCGGGAGGAGGGGAACAAAGAGGAAGAGTGGCAAAATGA
- the si:ch211-276i12.4 gene encoding uncharacterized protein si:ch211-276i12.4 isoform X1 has product MEVLSPRVTKQPIGQKGKGGTQVEHARATFVKEKLQFSAFLDEITKQVISPSALNILGVNKEKATVKTPVPPPQSPGPVKPQLPPKKHRGSLGEVREQKQHNNRTERAPRSGSRKHSDCSNPEKLISYGDRNHHGSPPPHPYPRSPSVNSHHESSRKDRRPSPTGGSVSGDRYGRCGPQLTDGTCTSPEPIQPKHRQHRKQLPTTSHIQSTQHYPQHQPHPGLGHRGLSSQGVGPAHGSESSSSKSDSPRGRDTASTATSHSSELSERHQSQQHAGPPLPRRDTLFDASHLQALQEENSDLHQNLVQTVVCIESLEAELQRTRDELGLVKEKYKSLLDTHTGTKQANNLLGEHLHVASESLTSERKYLQTRVSQLSSELEDAHRTIAALENINVPCLIKDLLEKHFGSTEAIQKLLTTSAPIHQPAASLQAGGHQTPKVEEAVNDWLMKSEAAPKRVRAFIPFKQGGATTGTESSVSAQQESSHSPPFSVADISTSIYNKMAASYAARPQPQYPEIQQQLALATNHTDTPQNLQQAHVGGDSWGVKAGVKVTLLEQDVVDVTAVSAQQILDDFLQQLQLHKEAGGGEQRGRVAK; this is encoded by the exons ATGGAGGTGCTATCACCAAGAGTTACCAAACAACCCATTGGGCAGAAAGGGAAAGGAGGCACTCAAGTGGAGCACGCCAGGGCAACTTTTGTGAAGGAAAAGTTGCAATTCTCAGCTTTTCTAGATGAGATTACAAAACAGGTCATAAGCCCATCGGCTCTCAATATCCTGGGTGTGAACAAGGAGAAAGCTACTGTGAAGACACCTGTCCCACCCCCGCAATCACCTGGACCAGTCAAGCCCCAGCTCCCACCAAAGAAGCACAGAGGGAGTTTAGGGGAAGTGAGGGAGCAGAAACAGCACAACAACAGGACGGAAAGGGCCCCTCGCAGTGGCTCTCGGAAACATTCGGACTGCTCCAATCCTGAGAAACTGATCTCATATGGGGATAGGAACCACCATGGCAGCCCCCCACCTCATCCTTACCCCCGGTCTCCAAGCGTAAACTCTCACCACGAGAGCAGCCGTAAAGACAGGAGGCCCTCTCCCACTGGGGGCTCCGTGTCAGGGGACAGATATGGTCGATGTGGGCCTCAGCTCACAGATGGCACCTGCACCAGTCCTGAACCCATCCAGCCCAAACATCGCCAACACCGCAAACAGCTGCCCACCACCTCCCACATTCAGTCCACCCAACATTACCCCCAGCACCAGCCTCATCCCGGCCTTGGGCACAGAGGGCTCAGCAGCCAGGGTGTGGGGCCAGCTCACGGATCTGAGTCTTCATCCTCCAAATCTGATTCTCCCAGGGGCAGAGACACGGCCTCCACCGCTACCAGCCACAGCTCAGAGCTGAGTGAGCGACACCAGTCACAGCAGCATGCGGGGCCACCACTACCGCGCAGG GACACACTTTTTGATGCCAGCCATCTCCA GGCGCTGCAGGAGGAAAATTCAGATCTTCACCAGAACTTGGTGCAGACTGTGGTTTGCATTGAGAGCCTGgaggcagagctgcagaggacCAGAGACGAGCTTGGCCTCGTCAAGGAGAAATATAAAAG CCTTCTAGATACCCACACAGGGACCAAGCAGGCCAATAACCTACTGGGGGAACACCTGCATGTAGCG TCAGAGAGCCTGACCAGTGAAAGAAAGTACCTGCAGACCCGAGTGTCCCAGCTGAGCTCAGAGTTAGAGGATGCCCACAGGACCATCGCAGCCCTGGAGAACATCAAT GTGCCGTGCTTGATAAAGGATTTATTGGAGAAGCACTTTGGTTCAACTGAGGCCATACAGAAGCTCCTGACCACCTCTGCTCCGATCCACCAACCTGCTGCCTCCCTGCAGGCCGGGGGCCACCAAACACCTAAAGTGGAGGAGGCAGTCAATGATTGGTTGATGAAATCAGAGGCGGCTCCGAAGAGGGTCAGAGCCTTCATACCATTTAAACAGGGGGGGGCAACAACAGGAACTGAAAGCAGTGTTTCTGCTCAGCAGGAGTCCAGCCACAGCCCCCCTTTCTCTGTAGCTGACATCAGCACTTCTATCTATAATAAAATGGCTGCCAGTTATGCTGCTAGGCCACAGCCTCAATATCCTGAAATCCAACAGCAGCTTGCTTTGGCCACTAACCACACTGACACCCCTCAGAACCTCCAGCAGGCCCATGTGGGTGGGGACAGCTGGGGTGTTAAAGCAGGGGTAAAGGTAACGCTTTTGGAGCAGGACGTTGTGGATGTGACTGCCGTGTCAGCCCAGCAGATCCTGGATGatttcctgcagcagctgcagctccataAGGAGGCGGGAGGAGGGGAACAAAGAGGAAGAGTGGCAAAATGA
- the scyl1 gene encoding N-terminal kinase-like protein, with protein sequence MWSFFARDPVKDFAYEILPDCHEKSGIWTLHRGKRKTNGEPVSVFLYEVAQGTEQQTQLAKAAFKRMKTLRHPNILAYVDGLETEKSLYLVTEQVTPLAIHLKAQAEKGGSGELEVSWGLHQIVKALSFLVNDCHLLHNNVGVSAVFVDRAGEWKLGALDHVAPEQEDPTGVSLPTPKAVYPDMERYDPPEMSNNTGEKWAGEVWRLGCLIWEVFNGTLPRTSSLRSLGKIPKALVPHYCELVGANPRARPNPARFLQNCRAPGGFLSNSFVESNLFLEEIQIKEQAEKQQFFQDLSDNLDSFPEDFCKHKVLPQLLTAFEFGNAGAVVLTPLFKVGKFLSAEEYQQKIIPVIVKMFSSTDRAMRIRLLQQMEQFIQYLNEAAVNSQIFPHVVHGFTDTNPAIREQTVKSMLLLAPKLNETNLNQELMRHFARLQARDEQGPIRCNTTVCLGKIASYLNAGTRQRVLISAFSRATKDPFPASRSAGVLGFAATHNFYSVTESASRILPTLCAITVDPDKSVRDQAFKAIKSFLTKLETVSEDPTKLAEIEKDVASCAQPAGASSTWTGWAVTGMSTITSKLIRNAPGTEGGAAAEDGESTNATSPTSATDGASAPDKTPESSASPPAASNHANQSPTHEVTDKNEEPIGDRWDEEEEDWGSLEDSERAHTEPDDWNTDWSGMTASKKKASDKGVGRSSSSMVVKKQSADWSSSGWDADDSWSNEKEGPGQSSAGEEGWGNDWGEEDTDTTLTNTTLPQPEGVRLASEYNWDSGSSATVGANQNDLFASVSQRNTAGTPTTGEGWAAEAAGEWGAEESWESVDGNQGGLSKAELSKKKREERRKELEVKRAERKAAKGPLKLGARKLD encoded by the exons ATGTGGTCATTTTTTGCCAGAGATCCTGTCAAAGACTTTGCCTATGAAATTCTGCCAGACTGTCATGAGAAGTCTGGAATATGGACTCTACACCGGGGGAAGAGAAAG ACCAATGGCGAGCCGGTGTCGGTGTTTCTGTACGAGGTAGCGCAGGGGACAGAGCAGCAGACCCAGCTCGCCAAGGCTGCCTTCAAGCGTATGAAGACACTGCGGCACCCAAACATCCTGGCTTATGTGGATGGATTGGAG ACAGAGAAGAGCCTGTACCTGGTCACTGAGCAGGTGACTCCCCTGGCCATCCACCTGAAGGCCCAGGCAGAGAAAGGGGGATCAGGGGAACTGGAGGTCTCCTGGGGCCTGCACCAGATAGTG AAAGCTCTGAGTTTCCTGGTCAACGACTGCCACCTGCTACACAACAACGTGGGTGTATCGGCTGTCTTTGTGGATCGAGCTGGGGAGTGGAAGCTCGGCGCCCTCGACCATGTGGCCCCTGAGCAGGAGGACCCAACTGGGGTCTCCCTACCTACCCCCAAAGCTGTTTACCCAGACATGGAGAGATATGACCCACCAGAGATGTCCAATAACACTGGAGAGAAATG GGCGGGGGAGGTGTGGCGGCTGGGCTGCCTGATCTGGGAGGTGTTCAACGGGACGCTACCTCGCACATCCTCGCTCCGTTCACTCGGAAAG ATCCCCAAGGCCCTGGTTCCTCACTACTGCGAGCTGGTGGGGGCCAACCCCCGCGCCCGGCCAAACCCAGCCCGCTTTCTCCAGAACTGTAGAGCCCCCGGGGGATTCCTCAGCAACAGCTTTGTGGAGAGCAACCTTTTCCTGGAGGAGATACAG ATCAAAGAGCAGGCTGAGAAGCAGCAGTTCTTCCAGGATCTAAGCGACAATTTGGACTCCTTCCCCGAAGACTTCTGTAAACACAAGGTCCTGCCTCAGCTGCTCACCGCCTTCGAGTTTGGCAATGCGGGAGCCGTAGTCCTGACACCGCTCTTCAAG GTGGGGAAGTTCCTGTCAGCAGAAGAGTACCAGCAGAAGATCATCCCTGTAATCGTGAAGATGTTCTCctccacagacagagccatGAGGATACGACTGCTGCAGCAG atgGAGCAGTTCATCCAGTATCTGAACGAGGCAGCGGTCAACTCCCAGATCTTCCCTCACGTTGTTCACGGCTTCACAGACACCAACCCTGCCATCAGAGAGCAGACTGTTAAG TCCATGTTGCTGCTGGCTCCCAAGCTGAATGAGACCAACCTGAACCAGGAGCTGATGCGTCACTTTGCCCGGCTGCAGGCCAGAGATGAGCAGGGCCCGATCCGGTGCAACACCACCGTCTGCCTGGGCAAGATCGCCTCCTACCTCAATGCCGGG ACTCGCCAACGTGTTCTGATTTCCGCCTTCTCTCGAGCCACTAAAGACCCGTTCCCCGCTTCACGCTCAGCCGGTGTGCTGGGCTTCGCCGCCACACATAACTTCTACAGCGTAACAGAGAGTGCTTCCCGAATCCTCCCCACCCTCTGCGCCATCACTGTGGACCCCGACAAGAGTGTCAGGGACCAG GCATTTAAGGCCATCAAGAGTTTCCTTACCAAGCTGGAGACGGTTTCAGAAGACCCCACCAAGCTGGCAGAAATAG AAAAGGATGTAGCGTCGTGTGCTCAGCCTGCAGGAGCCTCTTCCACCTGGACCGGTTGGGCCGTGACGGGCATGTCCACCATCACTTCTAAACTCATCCGCAACGCTCCAGGGACGGAAGGGGGTGCAGCCGCTGAGGACGGCGAGTCCACCAACGCCACCAGTCCGACCAGTGCCACTGATGGAGCCTCGGCACCAG ATAAAACTCCTGAATCCTCTGCGTCTCCCCCTGCTGCCTCTAATCATGCCAACCAATCACCCACTCATGAGGTAACGGACAAAAATGAGGAGCCAATAGGAGATCGCtgggatgaggaggaggaggactgggGAAGTTTGGAG GATTCAGAGAGGGCTCACACAGAGCCGGATGACTGGAACACTGACTGGTCAGGGATGACGGCGTCCAAAAAGAAAGCCAGTGACAAAGGA GTGGGCCGGTCGTCCTCCTCCATGGTGGTGAAGAAGCAGAGCGCTGACTGGAGCAGCTCAGGCTGGGACGCGGACGATAGCTGGTCCAACGAGAAGGAAGGGCCGGGTCAGAGCTCCGCGGGCGAGGAGGGCTGGGGCAACGACTGGGGGGAGGAGGACACAGACACGACTTTGACCAATACAACGCTCCCCCAGCCCGAAGGAGTGCGGTTAGCCAGCGAGTACAACTGGGACAGCGGCAGCTCGGCCACCGTGGGAGCCAATCAGAACGATCTGTTCGCCAGCGTGTCCCAGAGAAACACAGCCGGCACTCCCACG ACTGGAGAGGGCTGGGCTGCAGAGGCAGCAGGAGAATGGGGAGCTGAGGAGAGCTGGGAGTCGGTGGATGGAAACCAGG GAGGTCTCAGCAAGGCCGAGCTGTCCAAGAAGAAacgggaggagaggaggaaggagctgGAGGTGAAACGGGCAGAGCGCAAAGCTGCTAAAGGTCCTCTCAAATTGGGCGCACGCAAGCTGGACTGA